In Streptomyces sp. NBC_01439, the following are encoded in one genomic region:
- a CDS encoding nucleotide sugar dehydrogenase translates to MPADLAVIGLGHLGLPLAQAAVAAGIETVGYDSGPVTDSTLTAAEVRRMSAAGFRVTTNPAELGRVRTAVICAPTQLGADRALDLSAVGEAGRALAARLRPHTTVILESAAHPGVTEDYLRPILEAGSGLRAGRDFHLAYSPSRHDPGNRTHGISNTPKVIGGLTPACTESAHAFYARLTEKVVRARGLREAETVQLLETNYRHVNIALMNEMAVLCHDLGVDLWDVIRCAETKPYGFQAFRPGPGVGGHGVPLDPNYLPHTTRTPGHPLRMVGLAQEINNRMPQYVIQRSATLLNEHGKSARGARVLLLGVTYKPDLADQEGSPAREIASRLLDLGALISYHDPYITGWRVRDQPVPRAESLYEAAANADLTILLQHHRTYDMQGLAVKAQLLLDTRGASPVGAAHRL, encoded by the coding sequence ATGCCCGCAGACCTCGCCGTCATCGGACTCGGCCATCTCGGCCTCCCACTCGCCCAGGCGGCCGTCGCCGCCGGAATCGAGACGGTCGGCTACGACAGCGGTCCGGTCACGGACTCCACCCTCACCGCCGCCGAGGTCCGCCGCATGTCGGCGGCCGGCTTCCGGGTCACCACCAACCCCGCCGAACTCGGCCGGGTCCGCACGGCCGTCATCTGCGCCCCCACCCAGCTCGGCGCCGATCGCGCGCTGGACCTCTCCGCCGTCGGCGAGGCCGGCCGCGCGCTCGCCGCCCGGCTGCGCCCCCACACCACCGTGATCCTCGAATCCGCCGCCCACCCGGGCGTCACCGAGGACTACCTGCGGCCGATCCTCGAAGCCGGCTCCGGACTGCGGGCGGGCCGCGACTTCCACCTGGCCTACTCCCCCAGCCGCCACGACCCGGGCAACCGCACCCACGGCATCTCCAACACCCCCAAGGTGATCGGCGGCCTCACCCCCGCCTGCACGGAGTCCGCGCACGCCTTCTACGCCCGCCTCACCGAGAAGGTGGTCCGCGCCCGCGGCCTGCGCGAGGCCGAGACCGTACAGCTCCTCGAAACGAACTACCGCCACGTCAACATCGCCCTCATGAACGAGATGGCCGTGCTCTGCCACGACCTCGGCGTCGACCTGTGGGACGTCATCCGCTGCGCCGAGACCAAGCCGTACGGGTTCCAGGCCTTCCGCCCCGGCCCGGGGGTCGGCGGCCACGGCGTCCCCCTCGACCCGAACTACCTCCCCCACACCACGCGCACCCCCGGCCACCCCCTGCGCATGGTCGGACTGGCGCAGGAGATCAACAACCGGATGCCCCAGTACGTCATCCAGCGCTCGGCCACCCTGCTGAACGAGCACGGAAAATCCGCCCGCGGAGCCCGCGTCCTGCTCCTCGGCGTCACCTACAAGCCCGACCTGGCCGACCAGGAGGGCTCCCCGGCCCGCGAGATCGCCAGCCGCCTCCTCGACCTGGGCGCGCTGATCAGCTACCACGACCCGTACATCACGGGCTGGCGGGTCAGGGACCAGCCGGTCCCCCGCGCCGAGTCGCTCTACGAGGCCGCCGCGAACGCGGACCTGACCATCCTGCTCCAGCACCACCGCACCTACGACATGCAGGGCCTCGCCGTGAAGGCCCAGCTGCTCCTGGACACCCGCGGCGCCAGCCCGGTGGGCGCGGCCCACCGCCTCTGA